In Acidobacteriota bacterium, the following proteins share a genomic window:
- a CDS encoding MbtH family protein produces MTWDETDDNTTYTVVVNHEEQYSIWPVDRDMPLGWKAVGKEGTKQECLDYIEEVWTDMRPLSLRKKMEEAQQESAG; encoded by the coding sequence GTGACTTGGGACGAGACAGACGACAATACGACCTACACCGTGGTGGTCAATCATGAGGAGCAGTACTCCATTTGGCCGGTCGATCGCGACATGCCTCTGGGCTGGAAGGCGGTCGGTAAGGAAGGTACCAAGCAGGAGTGCCTCGACTACATCGAAGAGGTCTGGACCGACATGCGTCCGCTGAGCCTGCGCAAGAAGATGGAAGAAGCCCAGCAAGAGAGCGCCGGCTGA
- a CDS encoding SdrD B-like domain-containing protein yields the protein MRDSLRILGLALLVAWCATGAMAQIGPGPFAAFPSADPTDSRFLGFGCPGIETLEQGVSIALTVPSTSSEFTLSFFDGETGGVDVDGLEHWDVGDRQLEFLLYADPLLTGGTTAANLIGRWTGNDPNLLVDPNGLWTTSEAQMPDNDWWGATVQTSASAQSPSGFFHYNLVIQLDGACVTGEILESNVKIASSNPMTFLVPSFGLVAALREVVNDAAFVYPTVDFSDLSDPRVFVDAPTSYDGTFTFFFSVAEGSTELRIFDGDFDHGTDPTQLVAVPSGATLDACGDLDDPDTLPGYPDFPFDTLSAVDEGASTLGAPPDDSRLDLFRRGEPGSADRVGCVRYEVVDPVGVVYRNDNPSGNREWEQFRIVSQDNPDAGNTTLADATAATAELPGGIWTVNVTGLDMSNLNFWFADTCSTRAAGDGVSPACPNQTVYLVGDTVFSDADGSGSQDAGDAGIPGVEMELLDSTGMVIDRTRTFDIFSPFWNACLANNTGIDPQGFYCFG from the coding sequence ATGAGGGATTCTCTTCGTATTCTCGGGCTTGCGCTGCTCGTCGCCTGGTGCGCGACGGGCGCGATGGCGCAGATCGGTCCGGGACCATTTGCGGCGTTCCCGTCGGCGGATCCGACGGACAGTCGATTCCTGGGCTTCGGTTGCCCGGGCATCGAGACCTTGGAGCAAGGCGTCAGCATCGCATTGACGGTGCCTTCGACGTCGAGCGAGTTCACTTTGAGCTTCTTCGATGGTGAGACCGGTGGCGTGGATGTCGACGGTTTGGAGCACTGGGACGTTGGCGATCGCCAGCTCGAGTTCTTGCTCTATGCCGACCCGCTGCTGACCGGCGGCACCACCGCCGCCAACCTGATCGGCCGCTGGACCGGCAACGATCCCAACCTGTTGGTCGACCCGAACGGCCTGTGGACGACGTCGGAAGCGCAGATGCCGGACAACGACTGGTGGGGCGCCACCGTCCAGACGTCGGCGAGCGCCCAGTCCCCGAGCGGCTTCTTCCACTACAACCTGGTGATTCAGCTCGATGGCGCTTGCGTCACCGGCGAGATTTTGGAGAGCAACGTCAAGATCGCGTCGTCGAACCCGATGACCTTCCTGGTGCCGAGCTTCGGCCTGGTGGCGGCGCTGCGCGAGGTGGTCAACGACGCCGCCTTCGTCTACCCGACGGTCGATTTCAGCGACCTTTCCGATCCGCGCGTGTTCGTCGATGCGCCGACCAGCTACGACGGCACCTTCACCTTCTTCTTCTCGGTGGCCGAGGGCTCGACCGAGCTGCGGATCTTCGATGGTGACTTCGATCACGGCACCGACCCGACGCAGCTCGTGGCGGTGCCTTCCGGGGCCACCCTCGATGCCTGCGGTGATCTCGACGATCCGGACACCTTGCCGGGCTACCCGGACTTCCCCTTCGACACGCTGAGCGCCGTCGATGAGGGGGCCAGCACCCTGGGCGCGCCGCCGGACGACAGCCGTCTGGACCTCTTCCGTCGCGGCGAGCCGGGCTCGGCCGACCGGGTGGGCTGCGTGCGCTACGAGGTGGTGGATCCCGTGGGCGTGGTTTACCGCAACGACAATCCCTCCGGCAACCGCGAGTGGGAGCAGTTCCGCATCGTCAGCCAGGACAACCCCGATGCCGGCAACACCACGCTGGCGGATGCCACCGCCGCGACGGCGGAGCTGCCTGGGGGCATTTGGACGGTCAACGTCACCGGTCTCGACATGTCGAACCTGAACTTCTGGTTCGCCGACACCTGCTCGACCCGCGCCGCCGGTGATGGCGTGTCGCCGGCGTGCCCGAACCAGACGGTCTACCTGGTTGGTGACACGGTGTTCTCGGACGCCGACGGCAGCGGTTCGCAGGATGCCGGCGACGCCGGCATTCCGGGCGTCGAGATGGAGCTTCTGGACAGCACCGGCATGGTGATCGACCGGACGCGCACCTTCGACATCTTCAGCCCCTTCTGGAACGCCTGCCTGGCCAACAACACGGGCATCGATCCGCAGGGCTTCTACTGCTTCGGCG
- a CDS encoding inositol monophosphatase family protein, with translation MTTELLATALRAAEAGADVVRRHFRAADLRVAEKAAHDFVSEADTGAEAAIVAEIHRRHPDHRILAEEGGAVAGEGGSRQSAPEWIIDPLDGTTNFLHGLPMCAVSVACRRGDRLEAGVILDPLRRETFTALRGGGAEWNGRPMRVSQRPSLDGAFLATGYPFKARRALDLYLDVFREVFLRAKAIRRCGAAALDLAYTAAGVFDGFFEFRLAPWDLAAGVLMVEEAGGRVSDLDGGPSYLETGNIVAGGAAAQPDLLAVVGSIADEAALERLDPTARTLPPSLNVKPSS, from the coding sequence ATGACGACCGAACTCCTCGCCACCGCTCTGCGCGCCGCCGAAGCCGGTGCCGATGTCGTGCGTCGCCATTTCCGCGCCGCCGACCTGCGGGTGGCCGAGAAGGCGGCTCACGACTTCGTCAGCGAAGCCGACACCGGCGCCGAGGCGGCGATCGTTGCGGAGATCCATCGCCGTCACCCGGACCACCGCATCCTCGCCGAGGAAGGTGGTGCCGTCGCCGGGGAAGGAGGGTCGCGGCAGAGTGCCCCGGAGTGGATCATCGATCCGCTGGACGGAACCACCAACTTTCTCCACGGCTTGCCGATGTGTGCCGTATCGGTGGCCTGCCGCCGCGGCGACAGGCTCGAGGCCGGGGTCATTCTCGATCCCTTGCGGCGCGAGACCTTCACCGCGCTGCGGGGCGGTGGAGCCGAATGGAACGGCCGGCCGATGCGGGTGTCGCAGCGCCCTTCCCTCGACGGCGCTTTCCTGGCGACCGGCTACCCCTTCAAGGCGCGGCGGGCGCTCGACCTCTATCTCGACGTGTTCCGGGAGGTCTTCCTGCGGGCCAAGGCGATCCGGCGCTGCGGCGCCGCCGCCCTCGACCTCGCCTACACGGCGGCGGGCGTGTTCGACGGCTTCTTCGAATTTCGCCTTGCGCCGTGGGATCTGGCGGCCGGCGTGCTGATGGTCGAGGAGGCCGGCGGCCGGGTGAGTGACCTCGATGGTGGGCCTTCTTACCTCGAAACCGGTAATATCGTGGCTGGAGGAGCGGCGGCTCAGCCGGACCTGTTGGCCGTCGTCGGCAGCATCGCCGACGAAGCGGCCCTGGAGCGGCTCGATCCGACCGCACGGACCCTTCCCCCGAGTCTCAACGTGAAGCCCTCGTCGTGA
- a CDS encoding dihydroorotase, translated as MKTLVRGGRLVDPSQDLDGFYDLLIEDGAVARIDDALDGDGAEIFEADGMVVSPGLIDIHVHLREPGEEYKETVATGTRAAAAGGFTAVACMANTRPVNDSRTVTEHILEEARRAGYARVYPIGAVSKGMKGEELAEIGEMVDAGVVAVSDDGLPVKNAELMRRALLYTRHFDVPVIQHAEDLDLTGSGVMHEGEWATRLGLPGIPGASEDVVVARDLLLLEDTAGRYHVAHLSTARSLAMVRRARAAGLRVTCEVSPHHLLLTDRAVADSEMSTATKMKPPLRAEQDREALVAGLVDGTVDCIASDHAPHHRDEKDVEFSAAPFGIVGLETTLSLCLDRLVRPGVVTLSRLIELLSTAPARVLGIPGGSLAVGQPADITVFHPDRPVTVQADALRAKSHNTPFDGWKLRGAPVTTFVGGRRVTID; from the coding sequence GTGAAGACTCTGGTACGTGGCGGGCGGCTGGTGGATCCCAGCCAGGATCTCGATGGCTTCTACGACCTGTTGATCGAGGACGGCGCGGTGGCGCGCATCGACGACGCCCTCGACGGCGATGGGGCCGAGATCTTCGAGGCCGATGGCATGGTGGTCTCTCCGGGCCTGATCGACATTCACGTCCACCTGCGGGAGCCCGGTGAGGAGTACAAGGAGACGGTGGCCACCGGTACCCGGGCGGCCGCCGCCGGCGGCTTTACGGCGGTGGCCTGCATGGCCAACACCCGGCCGGTCAACGATTCTCGGACGGTGACCGAGCACATTCTCGAAGAGGCCCGCCGGGCCGGCTATGCCCGGGTCTATCCGATCGGTGCGGTCAGCAAGGGAATGAAAGGGGAGGAGCTGGCCGAGATCGGCGAGATGGTCGATGCCGGCGTCGTCGCCGTCTCGGACGACGGTCTGCCGGTGAAGAATGCCGAGCTGATGCGCCGGGCCCTGCTCTACACCCGCCACTTCGACGTGCCGGTGATTCAGCATGCCGAGGATCTCGATCTCACCGGCTCCGGCGTGATGCACGAAGGCGAGTGGGCGACGCGCCTCGGCCTACCAGGCATTCCGGGAGCCTCCGAGGACGTGGTGGTGGCGCGTGACCTCCTCCTCCTCGAGGACACCGCCGGTCGCTATCACGTCGCCCATCTCTCGACCGCCCGCAGCTTGGCGATGGTGCGCCGAGCGCGCGCCGCCGGCCTGCGGGTGACCTGCGAGGTCTCGCCGCACCATCTGCTGCTCACCGACCGGGCGGTGGCCGACAGCGAGATGTCGACCGCCACCAAGATGAAGCCGCCGCTGCGCGCCGAGCAAGATCGCGAGGCTCTGGTGGCCGGGTTGGTGGACGGCACCGTCGACTGCATCGCGAGCGACCACGCGCCGCACCATCGCGACGAGAAGGACGTCGAGTTCAGTGCGGCACCCTTCGGCATCGTTGGTCTCGAAACCACCCTCAGCCTGTGCCTGGACCGTTTGGTGCGGCCCGGAGTCGTGACCCTGTCGCGCTTGATCGAGCTGCTGTCGACGGCGCCCGCCCGGGTGCTCGGCATTCCCGGTGGCTCCTTGGCGGTCGGTCAGCCGGCGGACATCACCGTCTTCCATCCCGACCGTCCGGTGACCGTCCAGGCGGACGCGCTGCGAGCCAAGTCCCACAATACGCCTTTCGACGGTTGGAAGCTGCGTGGCGCTCCGGTGACCACCTTCGTCGGCGGTCGCCGCGTCACCATCGACTGA
- the pyrR gene encoding bifunctional pyr operon transcriptional regulator/uracil phosphoribosyltransferase PyrR: MSETLIEKGTILDAEQMRRIIRRMAGEIVERNGGVKGLLLVGIRTRGVPLAEALAREIEAMEGASVALGTLDITLYRDDLSTIAPQPVVKGTHFPVDLEGQTVVLCDDVLYTGRTVRAALNHLADYGRPKSVQLAVLIDRGHRELPIQGDVVGEAVQTAELEVIEVSFQKTDGSERVRLLERTAS, encoded by the coding sequence TTGAGTGAAACACTGATCGAGAAGGGCACCATCCTCGACGCGGAGCAGATGCGTCGCATCATCCGCCGCATGGCCGGCGAGATCGTGGAGCGTAACGGCGGTGTGAAGGGTCTGTTGCTGGTCGGCATCCGCACCCGCGGTGTGCCGCTGGCGGAGGCTTTGGCGCGCGAGATCGAGGCCATGGAGGGCGCCTCGGTGGCTCTCGGCACCCTCGACATCACCCTCTATCGTGACGACCTTTCGACCATCGCCCCTCAGCCGGTGGTCAAGGGAACCCACTTCCCGGTCGATCTCGAGGGGCAGACGGTGGTGCTGTGCGACGACGTCCTCTATACCGGGCGAACGGTGCGCGCCGCCCTCAACCATCTGGCCGACTACGGGCGACCGAAGTCGGTTCAGCTGGCGGTCTTGATCGACCGCGGCCATCGCGAGCTGCCGATCCAGGGAGACGTGGTGGGCGAGGCGGTGCAGACGGCCGAGCTCGAGGTCATCGAGGTCAGCTTTCAGAAGACCGATGGCTCTGAGCGAGTGCGTCTCCTCGAGCGGACCGCCTCCTGA
- the xrtH gene encoding exosortase H produces MAKKDSKTAETPPSRRREILFLVVFVALLGLSFTAVSLPAVNDHVIEPFTAGVAKASGIALNLLGQGITMRGTIIENPRFAVNIRNGCNGVETMLIFVSAVLAFPAPWKARLTGIFLGVLAIQFINLVRVVALFFTGVYFRSFFDASHTVVWQTVVILFGVLLWIFWASKFAAPRKAAS; encoded by the coding sequence ATGGCAAAAAAAGACTCGAAAACCGCTGAGACTCCTCCCAGCCGACGGCGAGAAATCCTCTTCCTGGTGGTCTTCGTCGCCCTCCTCGGGCTGAGCTTCACGGCCGTTTCCCTGCCGGCCGTCAACGACCACGTGATCGAGCCCTTCACGGCCGGCGTCGCCAAAGCCAGCGGCATCGCCCTCAACCTGCTCGGCCAGGGCATCACGATGCGCGGCACGATCATCGAGAACCCGCGTTTCGCGGTCAACATCCGCAATGGCTGCAACGGCGTCGAGACTATGCTGATCTTCGTCTCGGCGGTGCTCGCCTTCCCCGCGCCCTGGAAAGCCCGGCTAACGGGCATCTTTCTCGGCGTGCTGGCGATTCAGTTCATCAACCTGGTGCGAGTGGTGGCGCTGTTCTTCACCGGCGTCTACTTCCGCAGCTTCTTCGACGCCTCCCACACGGTGGTCTGGCAAACCGTGGTGATCCTGTTCGGCGTCCTGCTGTGGATTTTCTGGGCCAGCAAGTTCGCGGCCCCGCGGAAAGCGGCGAGCTGA
- a CDS encoding aspartate carbamoyltransferase catalytic subunit yields the protein MAEGWKRKDLLGIAELSAAEIRQILDTAESFHEVAERPIKKVPTLRGKTVVNLFFEASTRTRSSFEIAEKRLSADGLNFSSSTSALSKGESLVDTALNLQAMAPDLIVIRHRHPGAPHLLAKRLEAGIINAGDGAHEHPTQALLDALTIRQRKGDIAGLKVTIVGDIEHSRVVRSNIHLLTKLGAEVTVAGPFTMLPAGIEALGVRVCHGLDEALKGADVVMMLRIQMERQSRFLFPSTREYFRLFGLTRQRLALAADDVIVMHPGPMNRGVEIASDVADGPESVILEQVTNGVAVRMAVLYLLSGAGEDLA from the coding sequence ATGGCCGAGGGCTGGAAGCGCAAAGATCTGCTCGGCATCGCCGAGTTGTCGGCGGCGGAGATTCGCCAGATCCTGGATACCGCCGAGTCCTTCCACGAGGTCGCGGAGCGGCCGATCAAGAAGGTGCCGACGCTGCGCGGCAAGACGGTGGTCAACCTCTTCTTCGAGGCCTCGACGCGAACCCGTTCGAGCTTCGAGATCGCCGAAAAGCGGCTGTCCGCCGATGGCTTGAACTTCTCGTCATCGACCTCCGCACTCTCGAAGGGCGAGAGCCTGGTCGACACCGCCCTCAACCTGCAGGCGATGGCGCCGGACCTGATCGTCATCCGGCATCGCCATCCGGGGGCTCCGCACCTGCTGGCCAAGCGTCTCGAGGCGGGCATCATCAACGCCGGCGACGGCGCCCACGAGCATCCCACCCAGGCGCTCCTCGACGCCCTCACCATTCGCCAGCGCAAGGGCGACATCGCGGGCCTCAAGGTGACCATCGTCGGCGACATCGAGCACAGCCGGGTGGTGCGCTCGAACATCCACCTGCTCACCAAGCTCGGCGCCGAGGTCACCGTGGCGGGACCCTTCACCATGTTGCCGGCGGGTATCGAGGCTCTGGGAGTGCGGGTCTGTCACGGTCTCGACGAGGCCCTCAAAGGGGCCGACGTGGTGATGATGCTGCGCATCCAGATGGAGCGCCAAAGCCGCTTCCTGTTCCCCTCGACGCGCGAGTATTTCCGCCTCTTCGGCTTGACTCGCCAGCGCCTGGCCCTGGCCGCCGACGATGTCATCGTGATGCATCCGGGGCCGATGAATCGCGGCGTCGAGATCGCCAGTGACGTCGCCGACGGTCCCGAGTCGGTGATCCTGGAGCAGGTGACCAACGGCGTGGCGGTGCGCATGGCGGTGCTCTACCTGCTTTCCGGCGCTGGGGAGGATCTCGCGTGA
- a CDS encoding M23 family metallopeptidase, producing the protein MTPSVIPLRGANFLLTSPFGNRRSPFTKALDFHAGIDLAAPIGMEIHAPAEGVVAFAGRYPRRQSVGWWRYGNLVVLRHGDRFITLFGHCDEVTVRRGQRVRQGDVIGTVGDTGWSTSPHLHYEVRRRTEGKGFVPVDPRIYILDYRWSDEEQTLVRARATPSLDDFEPLPRLIGR; encoded by the coding sequence GTGACGCCGTCGGTGATTCCCCTGCGCGGTGCCAACTTCCTGCTCACCAGTCCCTTCGGCAACCGCCGCAGCCCCTTCACCAAGGCCCTCGACTTTCACGCCGGAATCGACCTGGCGGCCCCCATCGGCATGGAGATCCATGCCCCGGCGGAGGGCGTGGTGGCCTTTGCCGGCCGCTATCCGCGGCGTCAGAGCGTCGGCTGGTGGCGCTATGGCAATCTGGTCGTGCTGCGTCACGGGGATCGCTTCATCACCCTCTTCGGCCACTGCGATGAGGTCACCGTTCGCCGCGGCCAGCGGGTTCGCCAAGGCGACGTCATCGGCACCGTCGGCGATACCGGGTGGAGCACCAGTCCCCACCTTCACTACGAGGTGCGTCGGCGCACCGAAGGCAAGGGCTTCGTGCCGGTGGATCCGCGGATCTACATTCTGGACTATCGCTGGAGCGACGAAGAGCAGACCCTGGTGCGGGCGCGCGCCACGCCGTCTCTCGATGACTTCGAGCCACTGCCGCGCCTGATCGGTCGCTGA
- a CDS encoding 4'-phosphopantetheinyl transferase superfamily protein gives MTDLAQFSPAPAMTPPAADEIHLWRVPLDPPAEKVAACRDLLSQDERQRADRFHFDRHRRRFTVGRGVLRRLLGQYLDRAPRDIRFSYGPKDKPAAEDSGTLSFNLSNSHELALIAVLQGPEVGVDLERLRPMPDAEDLAERFFSRSERVALRAVAAGSSKDRAFFRCWTRKEAYVKATGDGLSLPLDRFDVSLDEPRFLALDGDPEIARGWSLFHLEPGEGYLGALAVPGRRWRLRGWQWAG, from the coding sequence GTGACCGACCTGGCGCAGTTCTCCCCCGCCCCGGCCATGACTCCGCCCGCGGCCGACGAGATCCACCTCTGGCGGGTTCCCCTCGACCCACCGGCGGAGAAAGTGGCTGCCTGCCGTGATCTCCTCTCGCAGGATGAGCGGCAGCGCGCCGATCGCTTCCACTTCGATCGTCACCGGCGACGCTTCACCGTCGGTCGCGGCGTCCTGCGACGCCTCCTCGGCCAATACCTGGACCGCGCCCCGCGAGATATACGCTTTTCCTATGGTCCGAAAGACAAACCCGCCGCCGAAGATTCCGGCACCTTGAGCTTCAATCTCAGCAACTCCCACGAGCTGGCTCTGATCGCCGTCCTCCAGGGTCCCGAGGTGGGTGTCGACCTGGAACGGCTGCGACCGATGCCGGACGCCGAAGACCTCGCCGAGCGCTTCTTCTCGCGCAGCGAACGGGTCGCTTTGCGGGCCGTCGCCGCCGGCAGCTCCAAGGACCGCGCCTTCTTCCGCTGTTGGACCCGCAAGGAGGCCTACGTCAAGGCCACCGGCGACGGCCTGTCGCTCCCCCTCGACCGCTTCGACGTCTCGCTGGACGAACCGCGCTTCCTGGCCCTCGACGGCGACCCGGAGATCGCCCGCGGCTGGTCCCTCTTCCATCTCGAGCCCGGCGAAGGCTACCTCGGCGCCCTCGCCGTCCCGGGGCGCCGCTGGCGCCTGCGGGGCTGGCAATGGGCGGGCTGA
- the smc gene encoding chromosome segregation protein SMC: MLKLDRLEISGFKSFVDPVTIQFAGGITSIVGPNGCGKSNLSDAVTWVLGEQSAKSLRGGKMEDVIFAGSQRRKPLGMAEVNLTLQADPGLSQTEDGRLQIGRRVFRTGESRYTLNGKVVRLKEIKDLLMDTGLGIRAYSVIEQGKIGMILSGKPQERRKLLEEAAGITRYKARRRIAEIKLEESKANLLRLDDILSEVERSLRSLKRQAGAARRYREREKEHRELLEKVLLARWSHLSDRLREVDGRIAEAQTQEAESTSSLSREEATLVAGRETLDTLASQLAERHQRQADLAATIEGRQQFLNANRQRLNEIGERAAQSRALADRRQGDIEEQRKNLGGHQERRQEHVTDLDRAADEVDRDEAKISAADTALQRAAERVEGLRRDMAEAVRGIQELRRERHQADIQLEKGNFQRHRLAREQEAQGAELELAREAWELSREQVTHLEREVGDRQAKGGELSSALEAVQGREAEASQHLQRVEEGLREARQRQRLLVELSRAHAERRGRVEAALAAAGIAEPTFLADRVEVLDGWERSLDFYLADLTDAVVLGSADSADLVAQLAAGEVKTTLVHPLADLGEASPTVDDPAAVIALQQALALPADLAASLPPAYLVETADDAARLARQYPGIDFIARDGVWASGGLVYVESRQAAPGVLERERELADLEQAVPRQEAALAAARQALEALVEQRTTLARDSNRLREELAQLRQELAVAETRRENAETRHRRLAEAGESLAVEKAAVEAEVERLIAAQGEIDGRLGGAEERQSSSQQQLESLEAEREAAKAEREGLREASAGRRGRLDLLRERLAAHDREIERLQREITEGEGQVTQWQDEARRLDGSRGDLGEQIKAAEGELQSALERREASQQAVIEAQTRLDDQRALLKELEGKIAELRQHREQMVQQLGELRIRRAGLGQEAEHLTAAFRESFDAELPANAGEPPTNLPEMESDLARLKATLERLGPVNLLAVEEFAEKEERHQFLTTQRTDVIESVERLRATIHEIDQASTERFTATFAEVNASFSRIFTHLFRGGEAEMRLLDEEDVLESGIEIIARPPGKRTQNIMLMSGGEKALTAIALLFALFQTKPSPFCILDEVDAPLDDVNTLRFVELVREMAGETQFIVITHNKLTMEAASTLYGVTMEEKGVSKLVAVELEDVQPEEQAATA; this comes from the coding sequence ATGCTGAAGCTAGATCGCCTCGAAATCTCGGGCTTCAAGTCCTTTGTCGACCCGGTGACGATTCAGTTCGCCGGCGGCATCACGTCCATCGTGGGACCCAACGGCTGCGGCAAGTCCAACCTCTCCGATGCCGTCACCTGGGTGCTCGGCGAGCAAAGCGCCAAAAGCCTGCGCGGCGGCAAGATGGAGGACGTCATCTTCGCCGGATCGCAGCGCCGCAAGCCGCTCGGCATGGCGGAGGTCAACCTCACGCTGCAGGCCGACCCGGGGCTTTCCCAGACCGAGGACGGTCGGCTGCAGATCGGCCGGCGGGTCTTCCGCACCGGCGAGAGCCGCTACACCCTCAACGGCAAGGTGGTCCGCCTCAAGGAGATCAAGGATCTCCTGATGGACACCGGCCTGGGCATTCGCGCCTACTCGGTGATCGAGCAGGGCAAGATCGGCATGATCTTGTCGGGCAAGCCCCAGGAACGTCGCAAGCTGCTCGAGGAAGCCGCCGGCATCACCCGCTACAAGGCGCGCCGGCGCATCGCCGAGATCAAGCTCGAGGAATCGAAGGCCAACCTGCTGCGCCTCGACGACATCCTCTCCGAGGTCGAGCGCTCGCTGCGCTCCCTCAAACGCCAGGCGGGCGCCGCGCGGCGCTACCGGGAACGGGAAAAGGAACACCGGGAGCTGCTCGAGAAGGTCCTGCTGGCGCGCTGGAGTCACCTCTCGGATCGCCTGCGGGAGGTCGACGGCCGGATCGCCGAAGCCCAGACCCAGGAAGCCGAGTCGACGTCGTCCCTGAGTCGCGAGGAAGCCACTTTGGTGGCCGGCCGCGAAACCCTCGACACCCTTGCCAGCCAGCTCGCTGAGCGCCATCAGCGGCAGGCGGACCTGGCCGCCACCATCGAGGGACGGCAGCAGTTTCTCAACGCCAACCGCCAACGGCTGAACGAGATCGGTGAGCGGGCCGCCCAGAGCCGTGCCCTCGCCGACCGGCGGCAAGGCGACATCGAGGAGCAGCGCAAGAACCTCGGCGGCCACCAAGAACGGCGCCAAGAGCACGTGACCGACCTCGATCGCGCAGCGGACGAGGTCGATCGCGACGAGGCCAAGATCTCGGCCGCCGACACCGCACTGCAGCGTGCCGCCGAACGCGTCGAGGGCTTGCGCCGCGACATGGCCGAAGCGGTGCGCGGCATTCAGGAGCTGCGCCGTGAGCGCCACCAGGCGGACATTCAGCTCGAAAAGGGCAACTTCCAGCGCCACCGACTGGCGCGCGAGCAGGAGGCACAGGGGGCGGAGCTCGAGCTCGCCCGCGAAGCCTGGGAGCTGAGCCGCGAGCAGGTCACCCATCTCGAGCGCGAGGTCGGCGACCGGCAGGCCAAGGGCGGTGAGCTGAGCAGCGCTCTCGAGGCCGTCCAGGGACGCGAGGCGGAGGCCAGCCAGCACCTGCAGCGAGTCGAAGAAGGCCTGCGCGAGGCCCGTCAGCGGCAGCGCTTGCTGGTCGAGCTGTCACGCGCCCATGCCGAGCGCCGCGGCCGGGTCGAAGCCGCCTTGGCGGCGGCCGGCATCGCCGAGCCGACCTTCCTGGCGGATCGCGTCGAGGTTCTCGATGGCTGGGAGCGCAGCCTGGACTTCTACCTCGCCGACCTCACCGATGCGGTGGTGCTGGGGAGCGCCGATTCCGCCGACCTGGTGGCGCAGCTCGCCGCCGGCGAGGTCAAGACGACGCTGGTCCATCCTCTCGCAGACCTCGGCGAGGCGAGCCCGACGGTAGACGATCCGGCAGCGGTCATCGCGCTGCAGCAGGCCCTGGCTCTGCCGGCGGACCTCGCCGCCTCGCTCCCCCCCGCCTATCTGGTCGAGACCGCCGACGACGCCGCCCGCCTGGCCCGGCAGTACCCCGGGATCGACTTCATCGCCCGCGACGGCGTCTGGGCGAGCGGCGGCCTGGTCTACGTCGAGAGCCGTCAGGCGGCTCCCGGCGTCCTCGAGCGCGAGCGCGAGCTCGCCGACCTCGAGCAAGCGGTGCCGCGCCAGGAAGCGGCCCTCGCCGCCGCCCGCCAGGCCCTCGAGGCACTGGTCGAGCAACGCACCACCCTGGCCCGCGACTCGAACCGCTTGCGCGAAGAGCTCGCCCAGCTACGCCAGGAGCTGGCGGTGGCGGAGACCCGCCGCGAGAACGCCGAGACCCGTCATCGTCGCCTCGCCGAGGCCGGCGAGAGCCTGGCCGTGGAAAAGGCGGCGGTCGAGGCCGAGGTGGAGCGTTTGATCGCCGCCCAGGGCGAGATCGACGGTCGCCTGGGCGGCGCTGAAGAGCGCCAGTCCAGCAGCCAGCAGCAGCTCGAGAGCCTGGAAGCGGAGCGCGAGGCCGCCAAGGCCGAGCGCGAGGGCCTGCGCGAAGCGAGCGCCGGACGCCGCGGCCGCCTCGACCTGTTGCGCGAACGCCTAGCGGCCCACGATCGCGAGATCGAGCGCCTGCAGCGCGAGATCACGGAGGGCGAGGGGCAGGTCACCCAGTGGCAGGACGAAGCGCGGCGCCTGGACGGCTCCCGCGGCGACCTCGGCGAGCAGATCAAGGCCGCCGAAGGCGAGCTGCAGAGCGCCCTCGAGCGCCGCGAGGCCAGCCAGCAGGCGGTGATCGAAGCCCAGACCCGGCTCGACGATCAGCGCGCCCTCCTCAAGGAGCTCGAAGGCAAAATCGCCGAGCTGCGCCAGCATCGCGAGCAGATGGTGCAGCAGCTCGGCGAGTTGCGCATTCGACGGGCCGGCCTGGGCCAGGAGGCGGAACACCTCACCGCCGCCTTCCGCGAGAGCTTCGATGCCGAGCTCCCGGCCAACGCCGGCGAGCCGCCCACCAATCTGCCCGAGATGGAGAGCGACCTGGCGCGACTCAAGGCCACCCTCGAGCGCTTGGGCCCGGTCAATCTGCTCGCCGTCGAGGAGTTCGCCGAGAAGGAAGAGCGGCACCAGTTCCTCACCACTCAGCGGACCGATGTGATCGAGTCCGTCGAGCGCCTGCGAGCCACCATCCACGAGATCGACCAAGCTTCGACGGAGCGCTTCACGGCCACCTTCGCCGAAGTCAACGCCAGCTTCTCGCGCATCTTCACCCACCTCTTCCGCGGCGGCGAGGCGGAGATGCGCCTGCTCGACGAAGAGGACGTTCTCGAGAGCGGCATCGAGATCATCGCCCGGCCGCCGGGCAAGCGCACTCAGAACATCATGCTGATGTCCGGCGGCGAGAAGGCCTTGACCGCCATCGCCCTGCTCTTCGCCCTCTTCCAGACCAAGCCTTCGCCCTTCTGCATCCTGGACGAGGTCGACGCCCCCCTCGACGACGTCAACACCCTGCGCTTTGTCGAGCTGGTGCGGGAGATGGCCGGGGAGACCCAGTTCATCGTCATCACCCACAACAAGCTGACGATGGAAGCAGCCTCGACCCTCTACGGCGTCACGATGGAGGAGAAGGGGGTTTCGAAGCTGGTCGCCGTCGAGCTCGAGGACGTGCAGCCGGAAGAGCAGGCGGCCACCGCCTGA